The stretch of DNA GGACTGGGAAAACCGTTCCATGTCTTGCAAAATACGCCGGGCATCTTGCGCCAAGGCGGAGGCTTTCTCAGTTGGGGTTATGCCGCGCCCCATTGGGACGAACAGGTCGTCCTTGGTGATGGCACGCAAACGGTTCAGGCCATGGCTGATCGTAGATTGGGTGACGTTCATCGCCAAGGCGGCTGCGGTGACAGATCCGGTCTCATAGACCATGACAAACATGGTCAACAAACGGCCGTCCAATGATAACTCATCGATATTGTTCATGATTGTTATGAGTAATACTTCTGTATTATTAATCAATAGCGGAGAATAAGTAGCGGGCAGACACATCACAGGAGACCTCCAAATGTCTGTCAAAAATACACTACAAGCTGCTGCAACCGGTATATTGCTTGTTCTTTCTATCCCTGCACTTGCAGATATGCGCACGATCGACGCCGAGACCCAGACCTCTATCAAGCTGGCAGAGGGATTTTACGAAGATGTTCTGGTTTATCGTAACCTCAACAACTTCAACAAATACATCGGCGATGTTTATACCCAGCACGCAACGGCTTATGGTGATGGCCCTGTCGCGCTGATCAAAGCTGTCGCAGGAGAACTGACGGCAGATCCGGACGTTCAAGTTGACCTTTACCGCACTATTGCCGAAGGCCCCTATGTGGCCATCCATTCAGTCTGGACCACCAGCGGCGGTGAGCAATATGTTTATGTCGACATCTGGCGCGCAGAAAATGGGCAATTGGTAGAGCACTGGGATCATTACCAACAGGTTCCCGGTGACGCAGCAAATGCAAATACCATGTTCCAGGGGCCCGCGGCGGATATCTACTCCTCGCAAGACAGTGAGCAGAACCGGGAACGCGCGATTGCGGTATTGAAGACCTTTGACAATCCGTCAGACACCTCGGCGGTTGAAAATTTCGTTTCTGCCGAGACATATATTCAGCACAATCCGTATGTGCCCGACGGGCGCGCACCTTTTTTGGGATATCTCAAAGAGCTCTCGGATAATGATGTTCGGTTGAAAACGGATATCGCGAAAACCATTGCAATGGGTGACTTCGTTCTTGTGCATTCCAAGCAAACCAAATTGGATGCAGATGGGGATTTGGATACTGGATATATGGATATTTTCCGTTTTAACGATGAAGGCCTGATCGTAGAGCATTGGGATGTCGAAGAAGTACAGACAGGTCAGTCCGCCAATTCAAATGATGTATTCGGCTACCCGAACGATTGATTTTGCAGCGGTAA from Roseovarius sp. EL26 encodes:
- a CDS encoding nuclear transport factor 2 family protein produces the protein MSVKNTLQAAATGILLVLSIPALADMRTIDAETQTSIKLAEGFYEDVLVYRNLNNFNKYIGDVYTQHATAYGDGPVALIKAVAGELTADPDVQVDLYRTIAEGPYVAIHSVWTTSGGEQYVYVDIWRAENGQLVEHWDHYQQVPGDAANANTMFQGPAADIYSSQDSEQNRERAIAVLKTFDNPSDTSAVENFVSAETYIQHNPYVPDGRAPFLGYLKELSDNDVRLKTDIAKTIAMGDFVLVHSKQTKLDADGDLDTGYMDIFRFNDEGLIVEHWDVEEVQTGQSANSNDVFGYPND